A portion of the Bacteroidales bacterium genome contains these proteins:
- a CDS encoding amidohydrolase family protein: MKKGVTNSIFIISIISFILIMACSKRQKVDLIVTNATIYTVDSTFSTKQSMAIGNGKIIAIGTNQEIDSKYEASNIIDASGKYIFPGFIDPHCHFLGYGTSLSNASLSGAKTWNEVIERLVAHQKEFPSEWVLGRGWNQNEWDIKEFPTNDLLDKAFPNKPVFIVRVDGHAAIANSYALKMAGVTESSKKEGGELIKKDGKLTGVLVDNAIELVRVIIPEIDRATKEQILLKAQENCFEVGLTTVSDAGIDLQDVLLIDSLQKTEKLKMRVYAMLNPTAENFDHFLSKGIYSTDNLTVRSIKLFADGALGSRGALLLQPYTDAPNTKGLQVESTESLLANCERAFKAGYQVNTHCIGDAAVRLMLDNYSKYLKPKNDLRWRIEHAQVVDPQDLNRFGEYCVIPSVQTTHATSDMNWADERLGNRVKYAYAYQDLLKQNGWLPNGSDFPVEDINPLFGFYAGISRKDLNGLPENRFQKENALDRKQALMTMTIWAAKANFEESFKGSLEPGKWADFVILEKDLLVEPESDLPKSKVISTFVAGELVYQKK, from the coding sequence ATGAAAAAGGGAGTTACAAATTCCATTTTTATCATTTCAATAATCTCATTCATTCTTATTATGGCATGTTCGAAACGTCAAAAAGTTGATTTAATTGTGACAAATGCAACAATTTATACAGTTGATTCAACCTTTAGCACAAAACAGAGCATGGCTATTGGTAATGGTAAGATTATTGCTATTGGCACAAATCAAGAAATTGATTCAAAATATGAAGCATCGAATATTATAGATGCATCCGGAAAATATATTTTCCCTGGATTCATAGATCCTCATTGCCATTTTTTAGGATACGGAACTTCACTTAGCAATGCTTCCCTATCAGGGGCAAAAACATGGAATGAGGTTATTGAAAGATTAGTAGCTCATCAAAAAGAGTTTCCATCGGAATGGGTTCTGGGGCGTGGATGGAATCAGAATGAATGGGATATTAAAGAGTTTCCAACGAATGACTTACTTGATAAGGCATTCCCCAACAAACCTGTTTTTATAGTTAGAGTTGATGGTCATGCAGCCATTGCAAACTCTTATGCACTAAAAATGGCGGGCGTTACAGAATCCTCAAAGAAAGAAGGTGGTGAACTAATTAAAAAAGACGGAAAACTAACTGGTGTTCTTGTTGATAATGCTATTGAATTGGTAAGAGTAATTATACCTGAAATAGATAGAGCAACAAAGGAGCAAATACTATTAAAAGCTCAGGAGAATTGCTTTGAAGTTGGCTTAACCACAGTATCGGATGCTGGTATAGATTTACAAGATGTACTATTAATAGACTCCCTTCAAAAAACGGAGAAACTCAAGATGAGAGTCTATGCAATGCTTAATCCTACCGCTGAAAATTTCGACCATTTTCTTTCAAAAGGAATTTATTCAACAGATAATCTAACAGTTCGATCCATAAAACTTTTTGCCGATGGTGCTTTGGGCTCAAGAGGGGCATTATTATTACAACCATATACTGATGCACCAAATACGAAGGGACTTCAAGTAGAATCTACCGAAAGCCTATTAGCCAACTGCGAGAGAGCATTTAAAGCAGGTTATCAGGTTAACACTCATTGCATTGGAGATGCAGCCGTTCGGTTGATGCTAGACAATTATTCGAAATATCTTAAACCCAAAAACGATCTACGTTGGAGAATTGAGCATGCTCAAGTTGTAGATCCGCAGGATTTAAATAGATTCGGAGAGTATTGTGTAATTCCTTCGGTACAAACCACACATGCAACCTCTGATATGAACTGGGCAGATGAGCGCCTAGGCAATAGGGTAAAGTACGCTTATGCTTATCAGGATCTACTTAAGCAGAATGGTTGGTTGCCAAATGGCAGCGATTTTCCTGTTGAAGACATTAACCCATTATTCGGATTTTATGCAGGCATTAGCCGTAAAGATTTAAATGGATTGCCTGAAAATAGATTTCAAAAAGAAAATGCTTTGGACAGAAAACAAGCCCTTATGACAATGACAATCTGGGCAGCAAAAGCAAATTTCGAAGAATCCTTTAAAGGAAGCCTAGAGCCAGGTAAATGGGCTGATTTTGTAATTCTTGAAAAGGATTTACTAGTTGAGCCTGAATCAGATTTGCCAAAATCAAAAGTTATTAGCACTTTTGTTGCAGGAGAACTAGTTTATCAAAAAAAATAA
- a CDS encoding GNAT family N-acetyltransferase produces MEIRLAEKTKLIEVLYIIRECSRQLLEKGIKYWNNSLADYNDISEDIANQFVYLLVIDRVTIGTVTIKPDKSNPKTLVISRLAIYPPFQKRGLAPEVLKFAEDLARKKGSTILKGTTPVEDKSLGQLLEENGFINQGSENEVPDEFISIKFEKRIV; encoded by the coding sequence ATGGAAATCAGGCTTGCAGAAAAAACTAAACTGATTGAGGTACTTTATATAATCAGAGAATGCTCGAGGCAACTCCTCGAAAAAGGAATTAAGTACTGGAACAATAGCTTAGCTGATTATAATGACATCTCTGAAGATATTGCTAATCAATTTGTATATCTACTGGTTATAGATAGGGTTACTATTGGGACAGTTACAATTAAACCCGATAAATCGAACCCAAAAACTTTAGTAATTAGCCGATTGGCAATTTACCCCCCCTTCCAAAAAAGAGGATTAGCCCCCGAAGTTCTAAAATTTGCAGAAGATTTAGCCAGAAAGAAGGGATCAACAATACTTAAAGGAACTACACCTGTTGAGGATAAATCTCTTGGTCAACTGCTTGAAGAAAATGGTTTTATAAACCAAGGTTCTGAGAATGAAGTTCCTGATGAATTTATTAGTATTAAGTTCGAAAAAAGAATAGTCTAG
- a CDS encoding TolC family protein — protein sequence MKQHFKYFLTVFVLLSTTTLFAQKKWTLEECISYALQNNIQIKRSVLQSERLEKDNIQAIANITPTINTYANYNYVDGFDFNQYTAKFEKFAVKSGGAGINGQMDIFQGLRNFNNIRRAKFDLLAAIEGVEELKKNMSINITTQYLQVLLAQENCNLAINRVETSKSQLERVKSQYELGNVASTEFLQIQAQAINEKAQLTAANNSLDAAYLDLAQMLELDTLDGFKINTDNIILTNDTISMSLNQYYDFAHSTMPSVKIAEYRLKSARKRYSMAIGSISPTLILSYQIGTSFSESAIITDAGGNQIAYPQYSFRSQAKDNIQKFVGLQLNIPILNRLTGYTQISRAKIDVLDAKFELQESDKTLLKSVQQAYAAVKAEYDRYESLKEAESSFKEVYEVSKEKFNLGMVNAIDYGIARDNLIRSQGELLHAKYSYLLRLKILDFYRGIPITL from the coding sequence ATGAAACAACATTTTAAATATTTTCTAACTGTTTTTGTTTTACTCTCTACTACCACTCTTTTTGCTCAGAAAAAATGGACTTTGGAGGAGTGCATTAGCTATGCTTTGCAAAATAATATTCAGATAAAAAGGAGTGTTTTACAATCCGAAAGATTAGAAAAAGATAATATTCAAGCGATTGCCAATATAACTCCTACAATCAATACTTATGCTAATTATAACTATGTTGACGGTTTTGATTTTAATCAGTATACGGCGAAATTCGAAAAATTTGCTGTTAAATCGGGTGGTGCTGGGATTAATGGTCAAATGGATATTTTTCAAGGATTACGTAATTTCAATAATATTAGGAGGGCGAAATTCGATTTACTTGCTGCTATAGAAGGAGTGGAAGAGTTGAAGAAGAATATGTCTATCAACATAACAACACAATACTTACAAGTTTTACTTGCGCAGGAAAACTGTAATTTGGCTATAAATAGAGTTGAAACTTCAAAGAGTCAACTCGAACGAGTGAAATCACAATATGAATTAGGTAATGTGGCAAGTACTGAGTTTTTACAAATACAAGCTCAAGCAATTAATGAAAAAGCCCAACTAACTGCTGCAAATAATTCATTGGATGCAGCATACCTAGATTTAGCTCAAATGCTAGAACTTGATACCCTTGATGGTTTTAAGATAAATACAGATAATATTATTTTAACAAATGATACAATATCAATGAGTTTAAATCAGTACTATGATTTTGCTCATTCTACAATGCCATCGGTTAAGATTGCTGAGTATAGACTTAAGAGCGCACGAAAAAGATATAGCATGGCAATTGGTAGTATTTCTCCAACTTTAATTCTTTCCTATCAGATTGGAACATCTTTTTCAGAAAGTGCAATAATTACAGATGCAGGAGGAAATCAAATAGCTTATCCACAATATTCTTTTAGATCGCAAGCTAAAGATAATATTCAGAAATTTGTTGGACTACAGTTAAATATTCCAATCCTTAACAGACTAACTGGATATACTCAAATTAGTCGAGCTAAAATAGATGTTTTAGATGCAAAATTTGAACTTCAAGAATCTGATAAAACTCTTTTAAAGAGTGTTCAGCAGGCATATGCAGCAGTTAAAGCAGAATATGATAGATATGAATCTTTGAAAGAAGCAGAATCCTCGTTCAAAGAAGTTTACGAGGTAAGTAAAGAGAAATTTAACCTTGGAATGGTAAATGCTATTGATTATGGAATAGCTCGTGATAATCTAATTAGATCCCAAGGTGAATTACTTCATGCAAAATATTCATATTTATTAAGACTCAAAATACTTGATTTCTATAGAGGTATTCCAATAACCTTGTAG
- a CDS encoding ABC transporter ATP-binding protein, translating to MIKTQELVKVFRTEEVETTALNKVNLEIKQGEFVAIMGPSGCGKSTLLNIIGLLDNPSGGDFYFNGIEVSKFKEKQRTNLRKSNIGFVFQSFNLIDELTVFENVELPLLYMNVPSSERKKKVEVVLERMKISHRKQHFPQQLSGGQQQRVAIARAVVANPKLILADEPTGNLDSANGEEVMELLSELNREGTTVVMVTHSPTDAEKAHRIVQLFDGHIVTENVKKVL from the coding sequence ATGATTAAAACACAAGAATTAGTTAAGGTTTTCCGTACAGAGGAAGTTGAAACTACAGCTTTAAATAAGGTGAATCTTGAAATTAAACAAGGGGAATTTGTGGCTATCATGGGTCCTTCAGGATGCGGAAAATCCACCCTGTTAAACATTATTGGTTTGCTCGATAATCCTAGCGGAGGTGATTTTTATTTTAATGGCATTGAAGTATCGAAGTTCAAAGAAAAACAGCGCACAAATCTAAGAAAATCCAACATTGGGTTTGTGTTCCAGAGTTTTAACCTAATTGATGAGCTAACTGTTTTTGAAAATGTTGAATTGCCTTTACTATATATGAATGTTCCTTCATCTGAGCGTAAGAAAAAGGTTGAAGTAGTTTTAGAAAGAATGAAAATCTCACATCGTAAACAACACTTTCCACAACAACTTTCTGGAGGTCAGCAGCAAAGGGTTGCTATTGCACGTGCTGTTGTTGCTAATCCAAAACTAATCCTAGCCGATGAGCCAACAGGTAACCTTGATTCAGCAAACGGTGAAGAGGTTATGGAATTATTAAGTGAATTGAACCGCGAAGGAACAACTGTTGTAATGGTTACCCATTCACCAACCGATGCAGAAAAAGCTCACCGAATTGTACAACTATTCGATGGACATATTGTAACAGAGAATGTTAAAAAAGTATTGTAA
- a CDS encoding HlyD family efflux transporter periplasmic adaptor subunit — MMDKVIQKKKWTLKKILWITGTTVFVGLIAYYLAFGDKSSKLNVEVDKITIEEVTQDLFRDYITVIGTVAPIHTIYLDATESGSRVEEIILKEGSMVKKGDVIARFSNTNLILEISNNEAAVSRSTNELRNIRLQMERQTLDTRSQLIQFSFDLKERERTYRNNKILYEQKHISKDEFERSKEAYELTSERISLFRQSAIKDSIYNITQIKTLEEQDERMQMNSRIVRKRLESLEFRAPVTGELASLNLEVGQVIGMGIRMGTINVLDSYKLRVEVDEHYISRIVRNLTGDCEFASKMYKGEIKTVYPEVRNGRFTVDMVFTDSVPNNIRIGQTSRINLELGESQRAILLNRGGFYQSTGGQWVYVVDPIGSFATKRNIRINRQNPRFYEVIEGLTPGEKVIVSSYDNFGNVDKLLLKN, encoded by the coding sequence ATGATGGATAAAGTTATTCAAAAAAAGAAATGGACTCTTAAAAAGATTCTTTGGATTACAGGAACTACTGTTTTTGTAGGACTTATTGCGTATTACTTGGCTTTTGGTGATAAAAGTTCAAAACTTAATGTTGAGGTCGATAAGATAACCATTGAGGAGGTTACTCAGGACCTATTTAGAGATTACATAACTGTAATTGGCACAGTTGCCCCAATTCATACTATTTATCTTGACGCAACAGAGAGCGGAAGTAGAGTTGAGGAAATTATACTTAAAGAGGGGAGCATGGTTAAAAAGGGTGATGTAATCGCCCGGTTTAGTAATACCAACCTAATTTTAGAAATTTCGAATAATGAGGCAGCTGTTTCTAGAAGTACCAATGAACTTCGGAATATCAGGCTTCAAATGGAGAGGCAGACTCTTGATACACGTAGCCAGTTAATACAATTTTCATTTGATTTAAAAGAAAGAGAGCGTACCTATCGAAATAATAAAATTCTTTATGAACAAAAGCATATATCAAAGGATGAGTTTGAACGTTCGAAGGAGGCTTATGAACTCACTAGTGAAAGGATAAGTCTATTTCGCCAAAGCGCAATTAAGGATTCTATATACAACATAACACAAATTAAAACACTTGAGGAACAAGATGAGAGAATGCAAATGAACTCAAGGATTGTTAGAAAAAGATTGGAATCCTTAGAATTCAGAGCTCCTGTAACGGGTGAATTGGCTTCACTTAATCTTGAGGTTGGACAAGTAATAGGTATGGGGATTCGTATGGGTACAATTAACGTGCTAGATTCCTACAAATTAAGGGTTGAGGTAGATGAACACTATATATCAAGAATTGTAAGAAATTTAACAGGCGATTGCGAATTTGCTAGTAAAATGTACAAAGGGGAGATTAAAACTGTTTACCCAGAAGTTCGTAATGGTCGTTTTACAGTTGATATGGTTTTTACCGATTCTGTTCCTAATAACATAAGGATAGGCCAAACATCTCGTATAAATCTTGAATTAGGCGAATCGCAGAGGGCAATTCTACTAAACCGTGGAGGTTTTTACCAAAGTACAGGTGGGCAATGGGTATATGTGGTGGATCCTATTGGTAGTTTTGCAACCAAGCGTAACATCAGAATTAATCGTCAGAATCCTAGATTTTATGAAGTTATTGAGGGCTTAACACCAGGTGAAAAGGTTATTGTTTCTAGTTATGATAACTTTGGAAATGTTGATAAATTATTGTTGAAAAATTAG
- a CDS encoding sigma-54-dependent Fis family transcriptional regulator has translation MNKKAGKILVVDDNEDILFALKLLLKPHIELLHTTPNPSDIPDLMGKETYDVILLDMNFTKDAISGQEGFSWLEKILSIDPKAIVVFITAYGDAEKAVKAIKAGATDFILKPWQNEKLIATVSAAMKLKRSQQEVDTLKMKQQEISEVLDQPFHEFIGNSEEMRSVFATIQKVAKTDANVLILGENGTGKELVARALHRNSPRSGEVFINIDLGSIAESLFESELFGHERGAFTDAKKEKPGRFEIASGGTLFLDEIGNLTLAMQAKLLTVIERREVIRVGSNKPKNIDVRLICATNNNITQMTSEGQFRQDLLYRINTVEIHLPPLRERQGDISLLAKHFILIYSKKYKKDITNLSADALKKLNLYHWPGNVRELQHSIERAIIMSDSSILQPDDFFLSATKQTKAVGGDFDTYNLEEVEKAIINKVLKQFQGNITQAATELGITRTSLYRRMEKYDL, from the coding sequence ATGAATAAGAAAGCAGGAAAAATTTTAGTTGTTGATGATAATGAGGATATTCTTTTTGCCCTTAAACTGCTTCTTAAACCTCATATTGAACTATTACATACAACACCTAACCCTTCGGATATACCTGATTTGATGGGTAAAGAAACGTATGATGTTATCCTTTTGGATATGAATTTTACCAAGGATGCAATTAGTGGTCAGGAAGGCTTCTCTTGGTTAGAAAAAATTTTAAGTATAGATCCGAAGGCTATTGTTGTTTTTATAACGGCTTACGGCGATGCAGAAAAAGCCGTAAAGGCTATTAAGGCAGGGGCAACAGATTTTATATTGAAACCTTGGCAGAATGAGAAGCTTATTGCTACAGTTTCAGCCGCCATGAAACTTAAACGTTCCCAGCAAGAGGTTGACACGTTAAAGATGAAACAGCAAGAAATTAGCGAGGTTCTCGATCAGCCTTTCCATGAGTTTATTGGAAATTCTGAGGAGATGCGAAGTGTCTTTGCCACCATTCAAAAGGTTGCGAAGACAGATGCCAATGTACTAATACTGGGTGAAAATGGAACAGGGAAAGAACTTGTGGCAAGGGCTCTTCATCGAAATTCTCCTCGCTCAGGTGAAGTATTTATTAATATCGATTTAGGATCAATTGCTGAATCTCTTTTTGAGAGCGAATTATTTGGACACGAAAGAGGTGCTTTTACTGATGCTAAGAAGGAAAAACCCGGTAGGTTTGAGATTGCTTCAGGGGGTACACTTTTTTTAGATGAGATTGGTAACCTCACACTTGCCATGCAAGCAAAATTGCTTACAGTAATTGAAAGACGTGAAGTTATTCGAGTTGGTTCAAATAAACCCAAAAATATTGATGTGCGTTTGATTTGTGCAACTAACAATAATATCACCCAAATGACCTCCGAAGGTCAATTTCGACAGGATCTTCTTTATAGAATTAATACTGTTGAAATCCATCTTCCCCCGCTGAGAGAAAGACAAGGAGACATTTCGTTGCTTGCAAAACACTTTATTCTGATTTACTCTAAAAAGTATAAAAAGGACATCACTAATTTAAGTGCTGATGCCTTAAAAAAGTTGAATCTTTACCATTGGCCCGGAAATGTACGCGAACTTCAACATTCTATTGAGCGTGCAATTATTATGAGTGATTCAAGCATATTACAACCCGATGATTTCTTCCTATCAGCAACAAAGCAAACAAAAGCTGTGGGAGGCGATTTTGACACTTACAATCTTGAAGAGGTTGAAAAAGCGATAATCAATAAGGTTCTTAAACAATTCCAGGGAAATATTACTCAAGCAGCAACCGAGTTAGGTATTACACGAACATCGTTGTACCGTAGAATGGAAAAGTATGATCTATAA
- a CDS encoding ATP-binding protein — protein sequence MIYKNFRFNIIVRIILIAITIFLTFYTWKNFFITPVLIGVAIIIQLYALFKYVDKTNRDLASFLESIRFSEFTRSFQVEGMGPSFDELNKAFNDVIKDFQTVRTEKEEHFHYLQSIVQNIDVSIIAYQKDGTVEMINKAAKKLFQISGLKNVKQLYQISGELVEKLLTITPGESALIKVQQEDDLLQLAINSTEFKIHNKTIVLVTIKNIQSVLEEQETEAWQKLISVLTHEIMNSITPIASLSSTIDLMIKNLQELNPEEPASNLDPETIQEIQQGLQTIHKRSTGLLHFVNTYRNLTRIPKPNFKITTVKNLFDNIIPLMNDEITQAGISFHSEIDPSDIEFSVDIELLEQVVINLFKNAIHALEGAKNPQITMKAFLNKRGRVTIQVVDNGVGILPEVLDKIFIPFFTTKPKGSGIGLSLSRQIMRLHNGSITAYSVPSHGTTFTMTF from the coding sequence ATGATCTATAAAAATTTCAGGTTTAACATAATAGTCAGGATAATACTGATTGCTATTACCATTTTTCTGACCTTTTATACATGGAAAAACTTTTTTATCACCCCAGTTCTAATTGGGGTAGCAATTATTATTCAACTTTATGCTCTTTTCAAGTACGTTGATAAAACAAATCGAGATCTTGCAAGTTTCTTAGAATCAATTAGATTTAGCGAATTTACCCGCTCATTTCAGGTGGAAGGAATGGGTCCATCCTTTGATGAGCTGAATAAAGCCTTCAATGATGTAATTAAAGATTTTCAAACCGTTCGTACCGAAAAAGAGGAGCATTTCCATTACCTACAAAGTATAGTTCAAAATATTGATGTAAGTATTATTGCATACCAGAAGGATGGCACCGTTGAGATGATTAATAAGGCAGCCAAGAAACTCTTTCAGATTAGCGGGCTAAAGAATGTAAAGCAACTTTACCAAATAAGTGGCGAACTAGTTGAAAAGCTATTAACTATTACTCCGGGCGAAAGTGCTCTTATTAAAGTGCAGCAAGAAGATGATTTGCTCCAACTTGCAATTAACAGCACAGAATTCAAGATTCACAATAAAACTATTGTGCTAGTTACTATAAAGAATATCCAGAGCGTATTGGAAGAGCAGGAGACTGAAGCATGGCAGAAACTTATTAGCGTGTTAACCCACGAGATTATGAATTCGATTACCCCAATTGCTTCGCTCTCATCAACCATTGATTTAATGATTAAAAATCTTCAGGAACTTAACCCCGAAGAGCCCGCTTCAAATCTAGATCCAGAAACCATTCAGGAGATTCAACAGGGTTTACAAACCATTCATAAACGCAGTACTGGCTTACTTCATTTTGTTAACACTTATAGGAATTTAACGCGGATACCAAAGCCTAACTTCAAAATTACTACCGTTAAAAATCTTTTCGATAATATTATCCCATTAATGAATGATGAGATAACCCAAGCGGGAATCTCGTTTCACAGTGAGATAGATCCATCAGATATTGAATTCTCAGTAGATATTGAACTTCTGGAACAAGTGGTGATAAACCTATTTAAGAATGCTATTCATGCTCTTGAAGGGGCAAAAAATCCTCAAATTACTATGAAAGCATTCCTAAATAAAAGGGGTAGAGTCACCATTCAGGTTGTTGATAATGGAGTGGGCATTCTTCCAGAAGTACTCGACAAGATCTTTATCCCATTCTTTACAACCAAGCCCAAGGGCTCTGGAATTGGGTTAAGCTTATCGCGGCAGATTATGCGCTTACATAATGGAAGCATAACCGCTTATTCCGTTCCTTCCCACGGAACAACTTTTACAATGACTTTTTAG
- a CDS encoding helix-turn-helix transcriptional regulator, with protein MKEIKKRSDCPLSCSLDVFGDKWSLLIIRDLMFNKKSTYNDFLKSDEGIATNILASRLKGLEENGIIEKLEHPDSKAKILYRLTQKGIDLLPIIMEVYIWSDKYFTIPADIKATIKEAKKDKDKFVKQITKELKNDLKEKKSNS; from the coding sequence ATGAAAGAGATAAAAAAAAGGTCAGATTGCCCATTGAGTTGCTCACTTGACGTATTTGGAGATAAGTGGTCGTTGCTCATTATCAGGGATTTAATGTTTAATAAAAAAAGCACCTACAATGATTTTTTAAAATCAGATGAAGGCATTGCTACAAACATTTTAGCATCAAGACTAAAAGGACTTGAAGAAAATGGTATAATTGAAAAATTAGAACACCCCGACAGCAAAGCAAAAATTTTGTACAGATTGACACAAAAAGGAATTGACTTGTTACCTATAATTATGGAAGTTTACATTTGGTCGGACAAATATTTTACTATTCCAGCAGACATAAAAGCGACAATTAAGGAAGCCAAAAAAGACAAGGACAAATTTGTAAAGCAGATTACGAAAGAATTGAAAAATGACTTGAAAGAGAAAAAAAGCAACAGCTAA
- a CDS encoding NADH:flavin oxidoreductase: MNKVFEPFQLAGITFPNRIIRSATYEGMSETDGTPTEQLEKKYTALAQGGVGGIITGFIGVNEQGRSGAHMSLLNSNENIKAYKKITQKMHELGTPIIAQINHCGGQTKEEDTKMPVIAPSKISDYKAKEMTKAEILEVIEAFVQGIKNAKEAGFDGVQLHLAHGYLLSEFVSPRMNRRTDEWGGNTENRFRIVKTIFEKARKEVGNYPIIAKINGYETLKNGMSIGESVKIAKLLEQVGCNGIEVSNGTIKAGLATMRGNVPWQMLVAQNERLNKMPGFVKSIIGVVAKKSFPQPQPKRLYNLDAATAIKNAVNIPVIVVGGITNINEIETIINQNKSDLVSMCRPFILEADLVNKFKTGKQTQSKCIQCNFCIIGIEKAPFRCYYGKVPNKSVA, from the coding sequence ATGAACAAGGTATTTGAGCCATTTCAATTGGCAGGGATAACATTTCCAAACCGGATTATCCGATCGGCAACTTATGAAGGAATGAGTGAAACAGACGGCACGCCAACCGAGCAATTAGAAAAAAAATATACAGCATTAGCACAAGGGGGTGTCGGTGGAATAATCACCGGTTTTATTGGGGTTAACGAACAAGGACGTTCGGGTGCTCACATGTCATTGCTGAATAGCAACGAAAACATCAAAGCATACAAAAAAATAACACAAAAGATGCATGAGTTAGGCACGCCCATTATTGCCCAAATTAACCATTGCGGTGGACAAACGAAAGAAGAGGATACCAAGATGCCTGTAATTGCACCTTCAAAAATTTCCGATTATAAGGCTAAAGAAATGACTAAAGCTGAGATTTTGGAAGTAATAGAAGCATTTGTTCAAGGAATAAAAAATGCGAAAGAGGCAGGTTTTGATGGTGTGCAACTTCACCTAGCTCATGGATATTTACTATCAGAATTTGTTTCGCCAAGAATGAACAGGCGAACCGATGAATGGGGCGGAAACACCGAAAACCGTTTCAGAATAGTAAAAACTATATTTGAAAAAGCCAGAAAAGAAGTGGGTAATTATCCAATAATTGCAAAAATAAATGGTTATGAAACCCTGAAAAATGGAATGTCCATAGGTGAATCGGTTAAAATTGCCAAACTATTAGAACAGGTAGGTTGCAATGGCATTGAAGTCTCTAATGGAACAATAAAGGCTGGTTTGGCAACAATGCGCGGTAATGTTCCATGGCAAATGTTAGTGGCTCAAAATGAACGATTGAATAAAATGCCAGGGTTCGTAAAAAGCATTATCGGAGTGGTAGCCAAAAAATCATTTCCACAACCCCAGCCCAAACGCTTATACAATTTGGATGCAGCAACAGCCATAAAAAATGCGGTAAATATTCCGGTGATAGTAGTCGGTGGCATAACAAATATAAATGAAATTGAAACTATTATCAATCAGAATAAAAGTGATTTAGTATCTATGTGCAGACCATTTATTCTTGAAGCGGATTTGGTAAATAAATTCAAAACCGGAAAACAAACGCAGTCTAAATGTATTCAATGCAATTTCTGTATTATAGGAATTGAAAAAGCACCATTCAGATGTTATTACGGAAAAGTTCCCAATAAATCAGTGGCTTAA
- a CDS encoding SDR family NAD(P)-dependent oxidoreductase encodes MELKNKTILITGGSAGIGLEAAKQFIGIGSKVIITGRSQDKLDTAKKLYPNLITIKSDVANAEDAISLYNQVKELGGIDILYNNAGVGMMPSNLGIPSDKHFEGATYEININYLAIIRLNNLFLDMLNSRKDSAIINTTSVLSYVPSLLDVTYSASKTALAFYTKSLREHLRIANSHVKVFELLPPAVETELVAHKQIKKMSTEKLIKGFIAGLQKDQYTIRMGYTTTVYMINRLFPRLAFRLINPKNLFLPMLRTDKFLH; translated from the coding sequence ATGGAATTAAAGAATAAAACAATATTGATTACCGGTGGAAGTGCCGGCATTGGACTGGAAGCCGCCAAACAATTTATTGGAATTGGCTCAAAGGTCATCATCACAGGCAGAAGTCAGGATAAATTAGATACAGCTAAAAAACTGTATCCGAACTTGATTACTATAAAAAGTGATGTAGCAAATGCAGAAGATGCAATTTCGCTCTACAATCAAGTTAAGGAATTGGGCGGAATTGATATTCTTTACAATAACGCAGGTGTTGGCATGATGCCTTCAAATTTAGGTATCCCCAGCGACAAACATTTTGAAGGTGCTACCTACGAAATAAACATCAACTACTTGGCTATTATTCGGCTCAATAATCTTTTTTTGGATATGCTGAACTCAAGAAAGGATAGCGCAATTATCAACACCACCTCTGTTTTAAGCTATGTACCTTCGTTGCTTGACGTAACATACTCGGCGTCAAAAACAGCATTGGCGTTTTATACAAAGTCGCTTCGCGAACACTTGCGGATCGCAAACAGCCATGTAAAAGTGTTTGAGTTGTTACCACCTGCGGTAGAAACCGAATTAGTTGCCCATAAACAAATCAAAAAAATGAGCACGGAAAAATTGATAAAGGGATTTATCGCAGGATTGCAAAAAGACCAATACACCATTCGCATGGGCTACACAACCACTGTTTACATGATCAATCGACTTTTTCCAAGATTGGCATTCCGACTGATTAATCCGAAGAATTTATTTCTCCCCATGCTTAGGACAGACAAATTTTTGCATTAA